A genome region from Tolypothrix sp. PCC 7712 includes the following:
- a CDS encoding 4Fe-4S binding protein has product MIELVSHQLCINCNVCVQVCPTNVFDAVPNQPPAIARQEDCQTCFMCEAYCPADALYVAPQSHTNVAVNEDDLIESGIMGEYRRILGWGYGRKNNSELDTAHKLRQLPRPYQS; this is encoded by the coding sequence ATGATCGAGCTTGTCAGCCATCAACTCTGCATTAATTGTAATGTCTGCGTTCAAGTTTGCCCTACCAATGTCTTTGACGCAGTTCCTAACCAACCACCTGCGATCGCGCGTCAGGAAGATTGTCAAACTTGTTTTATGTGTGAAGCATACTGTCCAGCAGATGCGCTTTATGTTGCACCCCAATCTCATACTAATGTTGCAGTCAACGAGGATGATTTAATTGAAAGTGGGATTATGGGTGAATATCGCCGCATTTTAGGTTGGGGATATGGCAGAAAAAATAACAGTGAATTAGATACTGCTCATAAATTGCGCCAACTACCACGCCCTTATCAAAGTTAG